The sequence below is a genomic window from Zygosaccharomyces rouxii strain CBS732 chromosome D complete sequence.
TGGAACTGCTATTTGATTATCGACGCTACCTGTCGTCTTTGATTCTCTTGGTATACTTCTTTTAGCTTCCTGTATAAGattcttgaaatcttttCTAAACATAAGAATCCATGATTTCCTCTGGAAGTTATCAGTCTTGAAATCTGCCAACAACTTCTGGTAAGAATTCCCCTGGTTGGCCcttctcatcatttttGATATGATATTAGTACCGTTGTTGCCATTTGAAGGATTATGAGATGCTTCCCAACTCGCCAGTTGTCGTCTCAATTCACTTTCATCAACTGGTTCGATAGCATCGCAGAAATTGCTGTTCCAAAGAACTTCGTAATGATTATAACGTGCAATCATATTTTGTCTTGAACCATGAGTTGGTAGACTTAATGACGCTAATTTTTGCTTGATCTGTGATAGACTCATTGAAGTAAAATTAATCTTAGGCAGTCTTTCACGTCTCTGACCAGTATTGAATGACGAAAGGTATTTGTCAACATGAGAAATGTCATCTTTGGCATTAACTGCTCTCTTAggtttggaagaagatttgggaCTTTTTATTCGAGGACttggtggtgttggtgtGCGTTTCTTCACGTCAGTACTTTCATCCAAGCTCTGCATCGTTAGGCATTCATCTAAATGAGTTCTTTCTAAGGcttgaattggataaaaattcGAGCATATAGGACATTGagccaatttttccttagTTTTGGATTTATCTCTTTGTGAGTTTAGTAATGAGTTTAGTCCAGTGGATGTGGATGGTTTAGTCACTTTTCCCACAGACTTCTCATTCTTGTCTCTTTtcacttcttctttctgaTTTGTTCCCACTATTTGTAGATCATcgtcattatcatcatcagtcaattctatcaaagatttctcAGCATTGTTACGCTGATCCTCTTTCAGTGACTCTAGTAGCTCATCTCTAACAGACCTGTAGGATTCAATAATTTCATTAACTAAGAATTCACTTCTCAAGTTGGATTCCCTCAGCTCACTGAGACAAAGTGGACATTTGGGTTCCCTCGTTAAATATTCTCTGATGCATAATGAACAAAATGTATGGCTACATGGCGTCAATACTGGTATTTTAAGTAAATCTTTGCATATATGGCATCTTACTAAAGTATCTAATTGTGATAATTGTGGTATTGAAGTATGGGAAAAATCTGTAGCATCACTAACATTATAATTCATTTCGAATGTAACCTGGCACAGCTTCACAGAAGGGATTTGGAAATCAACCCTCTATTATAATCGATGAGGTAGGACCATGTTGAAGAAGTGAATACCGATTTATAAGAACATATAGCACCAGATTATCACGTGAAGGCGCTAAAATATGGGAAATGGTAGATAGAAAGGGATTAGTCCCAATGTCTACCCCATAGCAGGTTTCCCAGTAGTTGGTCTCGtcaatattttatttatcAATTAATTGCCATAACTATGTATTACTTTAAGATATGATGTATTATGAAATAACAAAACTCCAAAACTATAACGACGTACACTTCTTAAAAGGGCCAGATTAAACTTCTGGCACTACCCAAACCGAACCCGTATGATAATGACAACGACAAATATAAATTAAAATAGGAAATAATAACTTCCAACCTATCGTTCCTTATCGCCATCCGTTGTATCTCCCATATTACCGTCCCGCTCACGACTAGGAGTCGATTTGAATGGGATACCTAATTTTTGATTATTCCCGTTATCGTTATTCCTAGACATTGTACTTTCTGTAGCTCTTTTCCAAACTGCATAAACGTCAACTCCAAATAACCCACTAGATGAGATTTTAGTTCTTCTATTGGAAGACATTATATCCGGAGCAGAAACGTTTCTCGGAGAAACGCCAGGTAGTCCTTCCTTCATTGGTGTACAAACACTTTTGAATAATGGTGAGCAGTATAAATCCTCGAAAAGGTGTGAAGGGGTTTGCCATCTTTTCATACTAGCTGAACCATCACGAGGCGAAGTAATAAATCTCATAGGTGTTCTTTCATAATTCGGACCACTTGATGCCTTTGGAGTCTTTAATAAATCCATCTGCGAAACATTTTCCAACGGAGATTGCCGTAGTTGatgttcttcatcaatagCAAAATCGTTTGAGTCGAATAATGGTTCGTCAACTCGAGTAGGTCTTGGTGaggtttcttcaaaacttgaattgaaagaacatgaatattttttgaaatcttgtGGTGAAAAGATGGTATCAGGATATCTTTTGACGTTTCCAAACTCGTTATTCGCACCctcatcattatcatcgGGAAACGAATCTCTTGTGTgtaaatctttcaaatgcaatGGAGCCGCACCAGGCGACGAGTGgatgtgaaaaattgaattgttATAGGATTCATCATTACCAATATGGGGTCCATCGACTGCTCTGTGTTCGTCATCCTCGTCCCCgtcttcgtcatcatcatcatcatcatcttcttcttcttcttcttcttcttcttcttcttcttcttcttcttcttcttcctcttcttcatctgcaGAGATGTGGAGTCTACGAGGTTGTTGGAATGCAGGTGCTGCCAATCCGCTAGTTGGTCCTTCAGTTTCTTCCacgtcttcttcttcaggaTTATCAAAGAATCTGTCTAAATCTCGCAATTTGCTTCTAACGTCTTCATATGAACCAGTCtcacctttgaaaaacttAGTCTCACAACCTGGTTTTACTTGCCAAAAATGACCCTTGCCATCGTTCGATTTTTCAGTCTTTATGAATGCATCGTTTAGTGATAAGTTATGCCTGATAGAATTCTGCCAACCTGCATCCTTTTGCTTATAGTAGGGAAAATGAACTGAAATCCAATTGTAGATCTGCGACAGTGTTAGCTTACCCAGTGCCGATTGCAGAATTGCTAGTCCAATTAGCGTCGCGTAAGAATACGGTGGCTTTTTGGTCAACTCTCCATTATCTCTACGCTTTTCCAATGATTCTAATAGTTCTTGAAGTGTAAAATTTCCGTTTGAACGTAACGATCCACTACTGCCACTACTACCGCTATTTCCTTCGGATCTTTGCTTCTTTGGTCTCGATGCAATGGGTGACGACAGTGCAGGTGATAATGGAGGCCTCAATCCGTTCAGGCTTAAGTCTTGTGGGCCTGATTTCCTAATCGTTGAATTTGGTGGCGTAATCATTTCCTTACCACCACTAGTTGTCATATCTAAAAAGCTTCTCTTGCTTGCTCCCTCCAGGAGGGGAGGCCCATCTTCGAGAGCCATCAGACAGTTGTTATATTGATTTAGATCGTTATCACAGAGTTTACCGGAGCTCATCGATATCTTCGCCACAGAGTATCAAAGATACAgatagatatatatatattgaTTCCACCAGGAGCAATTACGCGGTTAACTGAAGCTGGAACTccagaattgaaaagaccTGATTCAAAAGCTTTTGACGTTGGCCCTTGCATTAACAACACGACTTAGGTTCGCGTTTATGGCAATTGAAGGAAACTGACACGCCAACGAAAAATTTCGCGATTATAATTCTAGATGGGGGTTCTTGCTTTAAATTTAGCTCTGACGGTTCTATTGCAATCAATTAAATATCCCTTTGAAGGATATGGAATACTAAATGGTATGCTATTTTCAGTCGGTGCTTGAGCAACCGTGACATCCACAGTTGTTGCATTGGTGGAACGTGTTTCTGTCCTTTTCAAGCAGTTGGGCTCTGGGAATTCTGCAAATACAAACGTTTCCATGGTTAGTTTCCTTGCGTTGGATGCACTTGAGGCAACAAAGTTTCTCGTAgcctttcttcttccatttGGCGATCAGTTGCCTATCGGCTAATCGATTTTTCAGTAACCACTCGTACAGATCTCTTGAAATGGCTTTACGTTTGTAGAAAAGGTTAAAAATGTATCGAGACCGTTCGTTACTGATTCTTAGGATTTCCCATGGATTTTCGTCTTTCTTTGCAGCTATCCTGGATGTCTTTGCATGGTGAATTTGTCGTAATTGAGATTCGAACTCGTCGAGAGCAGGTTTGATCTTTTCGAACcctggtggtggtgcagTTGGCATGTGGGATGATGCTAGCGCTAGCGAGTGGTTTGAGATGATTCTCTCGATGCTTCACCAgtttttcagattttttcttttcttgttgtttgttgtttgttgtttatttgttgaagttcagtagatttttcaatcagCGATGCCTTTAGAGATGAGCTATGTAAAGGACCGTAAAAATTGGGCCTGCCATGGTGCATTGGGGGTCCTTGTAGAACTTGCATGACGTTTAGAATGAACTTCAGTTTGCATTGGAGGCGTCATTACAGTCTTTAGAACTTTGTCGGTGCATCAGTTCGATCAGGATTGGTCGCAGGCGCACAGGGGTCTCACAACAAGGTAGATAGCAGCCATCGAGCATTAGAGTAGGGGCTTGTAACACATGCATCCACGAATATAGATTAGGTTAGATTGTTGAaagtagaaaaaaaatctatcGACACCAGCAGGATTCGAACCTGCGCGGGCAGAGCCCAAGAGATAACCGAATTAGGAAAGATTCGAGTCTCACGCCTTAACCACTCGGCCATAGTGTCAGAGAAAAACCAGTTTAAGATTTTGAACGTGGTCGCCTACCATGCGGCAGAGAGTTTTCAGATATACACGAGGATGGGAGATTACTTGCAGGAAGGTTGGTTTAGAACCAAGAGAGTCGTTACCTTGATAAGTTTCTTATAGCTTGGAGCATATTTTCTCTATTTCATCGTTTTAAATTTATAAAGGGTTCAAATTTACCTATTGCTCAACGAAACGTAAAAAAATAGTCGTCGCGGAGCTTCAGGGTCCCGTCAACTGGATCACAATGAGGATACAACTGATATCAGAGGTTCTTTTATCTCACTCGTAGCTACTTAAATAAAGCAAATATACATTACACAACTGAGCTTCAAAAGCTCCAGACGTAGGAGACCATACAGTGAATTTTCAATTAGTTCTCTTTAGCAATTGaaagacaacaacaaaaaaaaaaaaaaaaaaataaataaaattaaagtAAGTTTGCCAGAATCCCTGGAAAGAACTATAGCAACGAAATTaatcatctcatctcatcgtaATTATAaaactttttttcttctttttttatcttttttgGTTACAATTGAGAACTTTGTCTTTTCTCTAACCAATTTCTCCAAAACAAAAGCACCATTTCCCATCCCATCAATAATGCCACGAAACCAACACTTATGTTAAAGCTGAACATTGGTGTAAAGCCTCTGTATTCTAATGCTTCGACCACTTGATCTGTAGATTCCATAAATACCAATCCACCACACATCAAacaaaatgaagaaattagtTCTGTAAATGGTAAGGATGGTCTCAAATCTTTGTTAGGAAccaaaaataaaaacacAAATGTTAGGAGTCTAAAGAATGAACCGTATGATAACAAATACCCCCATTGCATATGGATTAGTCTCGAAGCTTCTGATGCTTGTGCATGCTGTGACATTAATATACCTGTCcagaaaatggtaaatgtGGGGAAAGGATTTGGAGAGTAACCTGGGGATGCTTGttcaacttcttctctATCAAGACCTTCACTGTGTTGCATAACATGTTCAAATTTCCATTGGTTTAATTTGCATTCTGTTAAAAGTCCACATAGACCAGTACCGATATACATGAACGCGATAGACACATGTTGTAAATCTTTAGCGGTCCATGcaccacctgcacctgCCAAATGTTCCAAAAACACATTGGTACTTCCATagaaaaagatcaaaaaCGATTCAATACCTTCCATTGTAATTGTACCACGAGGACTAAAGAATCTTTTCCATGCAGAAGATCTTGATCTTAGAGGATCCCTCTTAACGATAATCTTATTCCATGCCCAACCATGTCCCTTACCGACACCACAGTATCTTGCTAATGAAACTAGACCcaaaacaaagaaaacacCACCTTTAATCCAGTGTGCCAAAAGGTTAAAGATCCTGGCACCTTTACCCATTAGACAACCAACAGCTAACCCAATACCACAATCCACCATCAAATAGATGAAAAGCGGGTAGTTCAACGTTCTGTaaataatttcaaaaggtgTACCAAAGTTGCGAGCGACTCTTTGCACGAATTCACCACCCAATAAACGTGATAAGAAGTTATCCCTACGATTTCTCAAGGCCTGTTCATCTTTATGACGCTGCAAAGAGTCTTCAGTTTCTTCCCGTTCCGCTTCCTCTTCtggttcatcttcaggTGTTGGTGCCATTTCCTGCAAGGGAATAAATCCACCGTCATTGTAATCGTGCAAAGCATTGCTGCCGACAACCCAACGAGATGCCTTCGTTACCACTGCAGAGACAAAATGGACcaaaatggtgaagaacAAGATCCATGAAGTCTTGGAGTAGCAATTGTTTGGATACCAATCTTCAGGGAAAGTACTTGCAAATACACTCAGAGAAAACAGAGAAGATAGAACGACTATCAGATTAACCAAAAGTGCCAACAGGTACCAACTAGACTTGATACTGTGAAGAACCAAGCAGATTGGATAAAAAAAGACTATTGACGACACTAGAGATAACACATGGTAATGCAACGCAGCCCTATTACCCTTGTCGGTATTGAAATAACTAGTGCTGTTGTATTGATCCCAATACAATTTTTCGCCAGCAGTTAAACCAGGTCTCTGCAGAATTGGTAGTCCATGTGGGTGCTTTGGTTCAAATGGCACCGGACTTACAGAAGCAAGGGGCATCGTCGTATTCGTTGGTTCTGGCGAACTCTCATCCATATCCATATCCATATCCTCCATTTCATGCGCATGAGCCAAGCCCACCGCGAGCAGCAACACTAGCCATACGATTTTCTTAGCACTATTACTCATCGCTGCTATCCTCAAACTACATGAGCATCAATCAAGACTAATTTCCTGCGAACTTGTCATCATCGCGTTGAAACAACCTTGTCGTTTATATAACATCATCTCCTTCAAACGACCATTGAAGAAACACCGTGAACAAGTACCAGAACCGATGCTATTATCTTCTCAGAGAAACACGCCGTGTGTGAGCCTCTAGGAAGAGTGGTAATGGAATAGTCAAGAACATAAACAGTAATACCAGCCGACGCGACGCGATAGTGTCactgtttttgtttttgttgttcATATTGTTGGTAATCTTATTGACTCCCAGGGCACTTCGCTTTATAGAGCCTGTAACGTCAACATTTTTATCAGCATTATGGTCTTGAATTTCGCTCAAAGCGTAAATACCTTCTACAGTAGTATCAGATGAGCTAGTCTAAAGTATCTTCTACAACGCTGGTTATTGTCCTCCTAGTACCTGCCGGTCGTTCTGTTTCTATGGGAATGAAAAAGTTGCGACGATgaggtaaaaaaaaaacatcGATGAGttagaagaattgagatgagatgagcaGTCCATGTTATGAGAGCAGAGCTATTCATTGAGGGGGCTAGAAAATATGTCAGATGAAGTATTGGCACTAGAGGCGATATATCCTGAACTTGTCAAGAGACATGTGGAAGACGGTAGCGTTTTATGGTTAACTGTTCCCGAGAGAGAACATGTATCTGTACAAGTCTCTGTAAGTAGTGAGTATCCTTCGTTAGCTGCACCCTCTTTAGTAGATGTGAAAGGTGCTGATAACGATTGTAGGAAGCAGTTAGAATCACTTTTGCATAGATGCTGGGAGGATGCAGGTGGTGAAGTCTGTCTGTATGAATTCATGGCAGAATCAACTAGTGTAGTACCGGaaaaagaggaagatgataatgatgtAAGGGAGGAAGTGTCGGTCCCACTTGTGAACCCATTTGAAGGTTGGAAGATTTCCGAACCCGTTTATGATAGAGGCTCTACATTTGTTGGATATGCCACCAGTACGgagattgaagaagaggCATTAGAAAGACTAGATAGGCTGAAATGTGATTCTAAAATCCGTCGTGGGCAGCATGTAATGTGTGCGTGGAGGATGAAAAGACAGTTAAACGGCAGAGAGATTGTGTTCCAGGACTGCGACGATGACGGTGAAACTGCTAGTGGGGGTAGAATGTTAAATTTATTGGTCGCAATGGGAGTTTGGAATGTGATGGTGGTTGTAGTTAGATGGTTTAACGGAACACATATTGGCCCTGATAGATTTCGTCACATTAATTCTGTCGCTAGAGAAGCTGTTTTACAGCTGTGACTTTCGCCATATAGCATTTTATAGAGAAAACATTTATTGATCATTGGAGTACTCTCTCTTAGCATTTGGAGAACCCTTGAGCTGTGAAATACTTACACCTGACTTGACAACTTTCTTTTGAGGTTTCTTGATTTTAACTACTTTACGCTTATTACTTTTATTCCACTGAGATCCGTCCCTAACTGGCTTTGGAGGTTCGACTGGTTGATCGAAAGTCTGCCTCATGAATTTCATATTCATGACACGACTtgataatttaccattggATTCAGACATGATGATCTTTGGTGCTTTTCGTTATTCTTGGCGTTTTATTCTTTATAGTGTGTATTGCAAATTTTcaagcgatgagatgagatgagatgagctttaACAAACTACATATTTTGTCAAGTAAGAAAGTAAGAGATGAAAGCTGATTTCAAGTTTCATAACCTTTTGGGGACTGTTTATCGACAAGGTGACTTAGTATTTACCCAGGATGGTTCTAATTTACTTTCACCTGTTGGTAATAGAGTGTCTGTATTTGATTTAGTTCACAACAAATCATTTACATTAGATTATGAGCACCGTAAAAATATTGCAACCATGGACTTAAACCGTCAAGGAACTCTACTGATTTctgttgatgaagacgGGAGAGCCATTTTGGTAAACTTCAAATCCAGAACAGTTTTGCACCATtttaatttccaagatcATTGCTACAAAATTAAGTTTAGTCCTGATGGTAAATGGTTTGCGGTAGCAGTTGGTAGATTTTTGCAAATCTGGAGAACACCAAGTGTAACTGAAGACCGTCAATTTGCTCCCTTTGTTAGATATAGAGTGCATGCGGGCCATTTCCAAGACCTTTTATCACTGTCATGGTCATACGACGGTAGATTCATCCTTACCACATCAAAGGATTTGACTTCGAGACTATGGTCTGTTTACTCTGaggataaagaattggctTCTACTACATTTGCAGGCCACAGGGACTACGTTATGGGGGCATTCTTTAGTAATGATCAGGAAAAGATTTACACTTTGGGTAAAGACGGTGCATTGTTCCAATGGGAGTACACTTCAAAGGACGAAGAGGAGGATCCAGAAGAGGAACCAGATCTTTCGAAATACAGATGGAGAATCACTAACAAACATTTTTGTTTGAATGGACGTAATAAAGTTAAATGTGTGTCTTTCCATGCTGCCGCCAACCTTTTGATCATTGGATTCGATAATGGTGAGTTCAGAATTTATGAATTACCGCACTTTACACTCTTGCAACAGTTATCTATGGGTCAAAACCCAGTGGATACTGTCACCATCAATTCTACTGGTGAATGGCTAGCATTTGGTTCGCGTCAATTAGGCCAGTTATTAGTTTATGAATGGCAATCTGAATCCTACGTGCTTAAGCAGCAAGGTCATTTCGATTCTATGAACAGTTTGACCTATTCCCCAGACGGGTCTCGTGTGGTGACTGCATCAGATGACGGTAAGATAAAAGTTTGGGATGTGGTTTCAGGATTCTGTATCGTTACTTTGGAAGGTCATACAAGCTCTGTCACAGGTATACAATTCGCCAAAAGAGGCCAAGTTCTTTTCACATCTTCGCTTGATGGTACGGTTAGAGCTTGGGATCTGATCAGATATCGTAACTTTAGAGTTTTCACCAGTGTGGaaagaattcaattcacTTGTGTGGCAGTTGACCCTTCGGGTGAAGTCGTCTGTGCAGGTTCTACCGACAGTTTTGACATTCACGTATGGTCTGTACAGACTGGTCAATTGGTGGATCAACTTGCCGGTCATGAAGGTCCAGTATCATGCTTATCCTTTAGTCGAGAGACGAGTACCCTAGCATCAGCATCATGGGACAGAACCATTAGGGTGTGGTCAATCTTCGGTAGATCTCAACAAGTGGAACCCATTGAAGTTTTCTCAGATGTCCTGGCTATTTCTACTAGACCCGATGGTGAACAGGTAGCTTGCTCCACTCTACATGGTCAAATTACCATTTTCGACATTACTGCAGCTAAACAAGTCGGTAATATCGATTGTAGAAAAGATATCATTTCAGGCAGACATTTAGAAGATAGATTTACCGCCAAAAATTCCCAAAGatctaaatttttcactacGATCAATTACAGTTTCGATGGATTAGCCATAGTTGCAGGTGGTAACAACAACTCTATCTGTCTTTACGATGTGGCCAACGAAGTGTTATTGAGAAGATTCGTGGTTTCTAAGAATATGACCTTAAACGGTACTTTAGAATTCCTAAACAGCAAACGACTCACTGAAGCAGGttcattggatttgattGATGATGCAGGTGAGAACTCTGATTTGGAAGATCGTATTGATAACACTTTACCTGGTTCCAATAGAGGTGGTGATCTCTCCACCAGACGTGTAAGGCCCGAAGTACGAGTTACTTCAATTCAGTTCTCCCCAACCGCCACAGCATTTGCCGCTGCATCTACAGAAGGTCTACTGGTATATTCCATTGATGACACTTTGGTCTTCGATCCATTTGACTTAGATGTTGATGTAACTCCACAGACTACTTTGGAATCactaaagaagaaatcttaTTTGGAATCATTAGTCATGGCCTTCAGATTGAACGAAGACTACTTAATTCAAAGGATCTATGAAGCAATTCCTGCTTCTCAAATCAACTTAGTGAGCAGCAGTTTACCAGTCGTATATGTTGGCAGAATTCTCAAATTTATCGCTGATTACGCTATGGAATCTCAACACATAGAATTCAATTTACTCTGGATAAAGGCTTTACTCTGTTCTCACGGTAGCTACATCAATTTGCACAAACAAGATTTTGCTTCAGCTATGAGGTCCATACAAAGATTCTTGGGTAGAATTGCCAAGGATGTAGTCGCTACCTCTAAGACTAATACCTACGCATACAGATTCCTGACATCTACACAGGGTAAGATTGACGGTGAAGACGACGAACAGGGACaagatggtggtgatgcaagtgaggaagaagatggattaAACGGTCTagatgaagacgaaaaGATGACTGACcacgaagatgaagaagaatggCAAGGTTTTGAGGATAAGAAAAAGCAGTT
It includes:
- the PWP2 gene encoding snoRNA-binding rRNA-processing protein PWP2 (highly similar to uniprot|P25636 Saccharomyces cerevisiae YCR057C PWP2 part of small (ribosomal) subunit (SSU) processosome (contains U3 snoRNA) Eight WD-repeats with homology with G protein beta subunits flanked by nonhomologous N-terminal and C-terminal extensions regulatory protein), translating into MKADFKFHNLLGTVYRQGDLVFTQDGSNLLSPVGNRVSVFDLVHNKSFTLDYEHRKNIATMDLNRQGTLLISVDEDGRAILVNFKSRTVLHHFNFQDHCYKIKFSPDGKWFAVAVGRFLQIWRTPSVTEDRQFAPFVRYRVHAGHFQDLLSLSWSYDGRFILTTSKDLTSRLWSVYSEDKELASTTFAGHRDYVMGAFFSNDQEKIYTLGKDGALFQWEYTSKDEEEDPEEEPDLSKYRWRITNKHFCLNGRNKVKCVSFHAAANLLIIGFDNGEFRIYELPHFTLLQQLSMGQNPVDTVTINSTGEWLAFGSRQLGQLLVYEWQSESYVLKQQGHFDSMNSLTYSPDGSRVVTASDDGKIKVWDVVSGFCIVTLEGHTSSVTGIQFAKRGQVLFTSSLDGTVRAWDLIRYRNFRVFTSVERIQFTCVAVDPSGEVVCAGSTDSFDIHVWSVQTGQLVDQLAGHEGPVSCLSFSRETSTLASASWDRTIRVWSIFGRSQQVEPIEVFSDVLAISTRPDGEQVACSTLHGQITIFDITAAKQVGNIDCRKDIISGRHLEDRFTAKNSQRSKFFTTINYSFDGLAIVAGGNNNSICLYDVANEVLLRRFVVSKNMTLNGTLEFLNSKRLTEAGSLDLIDDAGENSDLEDRIDNTLPGSNRGGDLSTRRVRPEVRVTSIQFSPTATAFAAASTEGLLVYSIDDTLVFDPFDLDVDVTPQTTLESLKKKSYLESLVMAFRLNEDYLIQRIYEAIPASQINLVSSSLPVVYVGRILKFIADYAMESQHIEFNLLWIKALLCSHGSYINLHKQDFASAMRSIQRFLGRIAKDVVATSKTNTYAYRFLTSTQGKIDGEDDEQGQDGGDASEEEDGLNGLDEDEKMTDHEDEEEWQGFEDKKKQLPLQDDGESDDEEDLI